The Prevotella sp. oral taxon 299 str. F0039 genome has a segment encoding these proteins:
- a CDS encoding discoidin domain-containing protein: protein MKFNRWICLTAVSLLICNAMKAQQPYGGCWHPEKVKNWSPETDPDAKFNRSRVPLAKRFQEPTLMKANKNQYYEGQVCNATILFPTCSLCPSQGANNFLGYQPTYWQYMDKLVYWAGSASEGIIIPPPSGSIDAAHQSGVKVLGQIFFPPHAFGGNSAWVTEMLVQENGKYVFAKKLYEIAKYLGFEGWFINEETTHGHISEWAQFIKEFNGYAEADGNHDMEIQWYNADNTPSADILKSHKNTSQFLEYGSVGDYRSQAPEFNCTAGDVYKKVYCGIQTVYAGLCGFGIDLRKAFPKDGHVGSVDLFCPEERIWKDNVKDYLGTPNAQGDVAYSAIRRTFDNEDITWVNRSKNPSIEADTESGYKAWPGMSGCVLERSAITSLPFTTSFCVGVGKHRFVKGEKRNTQDWYHSGMQSVMPTWRWWIENGSSLTPSIDWDLAYNGSNSIKIDGSLTQGDHLMRLYKTQIEIKEGGKLRLVYKTTTENSVEVKLGTESSVTTGLVKLENVTRTKEGDWTIDEYDLSQVKGKTVYMVALNLKSEINIFNYTLWLGELKMLPANYQPQAVNVTNLENKTTLGDNGGDLRLTWDWAENADLDHFDIYTKTSNGKDVLVGQTRDEAFYVPKFERNANDLKLDVKLVPVMKDGSEGTAQTLEASYPKPTTPKVIVKPSKGYIKVGEKVTLKAIATGNPTGYKWLLPASLQVVNNGSLVGPQIEVTALKEGKQDITIEVTNAIGTTKETFSAFDVLSESDFNSVANVAIKGVVKSFNGSTNNRETPTNIIDGVQNPYGVSAKWCHIGTNHECVIDLKTSYRLYGFKIFDCKSGPEQNENFDKYRIYVSEDAENWTLVVDEKGRANDNIKSDNITPTRARYVKLNPYSDEGMTLRIWEFEVYGANLSNMTLEAQSELVLNANETKDVTVKYNLNGDSRSPEFKYNVKVVKGKATVGQVRENQAESTITFPVTAQNSFGTSQIKVVVDNGGTSKECEIAVITDDPNAESVLKGMTATLRKYTEDYSYSAPYTSTTTTQLTDGDTNAIGFEEFDDACKYRQDFWAVFESPTRFNISKIKVSIPNNNKGENENDETALVNKEIDIMVSENGNDWRTIHTFSDIKEATSLVHYFAKPEKAKYLAVVSTLYPYSYPALSEVEVFEQPVKQSKNGVVPVTISEGWNADVIAEARKADAHTTHTLDQQGWVLYTSAIQEQGSLCDESGLITTTSGNEYQLADFTSKNALVLKRTSDVGNLVFEEPITTKELYVLAICADGSGGISITPIYSDNSRGIFNQFYIYDWFGGSEGTAKSGLGRMKRGYKDGIREELIEDNYKFRLFEHKIDIDESKQLKGISVKRLRGGTPTLLAVSMKSSETTGIMNITTESNSTIVGIYTIDGLRLTAPVKGINIIKYADGTFKKVYIK from the coding sequence ATGAAGTTTAATCGATGGATATGCTTAACAGCTGTGTCGTTGTTGATATGCAACGCCATGAAAGCCCAGCAACCTTATGGAGGATGTTGGCATCCAGAAAAGGTGAAAAACTGGAGTCCTGAAACCGATCCCGATGCAAAATTCAACCGCAGTAGGGTTCCTTTGGCAAAACGTTTTCAAGAGCCAACGCTCATGAAAGCAAACAAAAACCAATATTACGAAGGACAAGTTTGTAACGCAACAATCCTCTTTCCTACCTGTAGTTTATGCCCTTCACAAGGTGCTAACAACTTCCTTGGCTATCAACCCACCTACTGGCAATACATGGATAAGCTGGTTTATTGGGCTGGTTCGGCTTCAGAAGGTATCATCATTCCACCGCCAAGTGGATCTATCGATGCTGCCCATCAAAGTGGAGTGAAGGTTCTTGGACAGATATTTTTCCCTCCTCACGCTTTTGGAGGCAATAGTGCTTGGGTTACAGAGATGCTTGTTCAAGAAAATGGAAAATATGTATTTGCTAAGAAACTCTACGAAATTGCGAAATACTTAGGTTTCGAAGGTTGGTTTATCAACGAAGAAACCACTCACGGACACATTTCAGAATGGGCACAATTCATTAAAGAATTCAATGGATATGCAGAGGCAGATGGCAACCATGATATGGAAATTCAATGGTATAATGCTGATAATACTCCTAGTGCCGATATCTTAAAATCGCATAAAAATACCTCACAATTCCTCGAATATGGTAGCGTTGGCGATTATAGAAGCCAAGCACCAGAATTCAATTGCACCGCTGGTGACGTTTATAAAAAAGTTTATTGCGGTATTCAAACAGTGTATGCAGGCTTGTGTGGCTTTGGTATCGACCTTAGAAAGGCCTTCCCTAAAGACGGACATGTGGGATCTGTAGACCTATTCTGCCCCGAAGAACGCATTTGGAAAGACAATGTTAAGGACTATTTAGGTACCCCTAATGCACAAGGTGATGTGGCTTATAGCGCAATTCGTCGTACTTTCGATAATGAAGACATCACTTGGGTGAACCGTTCAAAGAACCCTTCTATCGAAGCCGATACCGAATCGGGCTACAAAGCATGGCCAGGTATGTCGGGTTGTGTGCTCGAACGTTCTGCAATCACTTCTCTTCCATTCACCACATCATTCTGTGTGGGTGTGGGTAAACATCGTTTTGTGAAAGGAGAAAAGCGCAATACACAAGATTGGTATCATTCTGGTATGCAAAGCGTGATGCCAACATGGCGTTGGTGGATTGAAAATGGTTCATCATTAACACCATCTATCGATTGGGATTTGGCTTATAACGGAAGTAACTCTATCAAAATAGATGGTTCGCTCACACAAGGCGACCACCTTATGCGTCTCTATAAAACCCAAATAGAAATTAAAGAAGGTGGCAAGTTGCGCCTCGTTTATAAAACAACTACAGAAAATTCTGTTGAAGTGAAATTGGGAACAGAGAGTAGTGTTACTACTGGTTTAGTGAAGTTAGAAAACGTTACACGTACAAAAGAAGGCGATTGGACTATCGACGAGTACGACTTGAGCCAAGTAAAGGGTAAAACTGTTTATATGGTGGCACTCAACTTAAAGAGCGAAATAAATATTTTTAATTATACATTGTGGCTTGGCGAGCTTAAAATGTTACCTGCAAACTATCAACCACAAGCAGTTAATGTAACGAATTTAGAGAATAAAACCACTCTTGGAGATAACGGAGGCGACCTTCGTTTAACATGGGATTGGGCAGAAAATGCCGATTTAGATCACTTTGATATCTACACAAAGACCTCTAATGGAAAAGATGTTTTAGTGGGACAAACCCGTGATGAGGCTTTCTATGTGCCTAAGTTCGAACGCAATGCCAACGACCTTAAGCTCGATGTGAAACTTGTTCCTGTGATGAAAGACGGCTCTGAGGGAACTGCTCAAACCTTAGAAGCAAGCTATCCTAAACCAACTACACCTAAAGTGATTGTGAAACCTTCGAAAGGTTATATCAAAGTGGGCGAGAAAGTAACTCTTAAAGCCATTGCAACAGGTAATCCAACAGGTTATAAGTGGTTACTTCCTGCTTCTTTACAAGTAGTTAATAATGGTTCATTGGTTGGTCCTCAAATCGAAGTAACAGCCCTTAAAGAAGGTAAACAAGACATCACTATTGAGGTAACTAACGCTATTGGCACTACAAAAGAAACCTTCTCGGCTTTCGATGTGTTAAGCGAATCAGACTTTAATTCGGTTGCTAACGTGGCAATTAAGGGTGTTGTGAAGAGCTTCAACGGCTCAACCAATAACAGAGAAACACCTACTAACATCATTGATGGTGTGCAAAATCCTTACGGAGTGTCTGCTAAATGGTGTCACATCGGTACCAACCACGAATGTGTTATCGACTTGAAGACTTCTTATCGTTTGTATGGTTTCAAGATTTTCGACTGCAAGTCGGGTCCTGAACAAAACGAAAACTTCGATAAATACCGCATTTATGTGAGCGAAGATGCTGAAAACTGGACTCTTGTTGTAGACGAAAAGGGTCGTGCAAATGATAATATTAAGAGCGATAACATCACTCCTACACGAGCACGCTATGTGAAGTTGAATCCTTATTCAGACGAGGGTATGACTCTAAGAATATGGGAATTCGAGGTATATGGAGCCAATTTAAGTAACATGACCTTAGAAGCACAAAGCGAATTGGTGTTGAATGCAAACGAAACAAAAGACGTTACCGTTAAATATAACTTAAATGGTGATAGTCGTTCACCAGAATTTAAGTACAATGTGAAAGTGGTAAAGGGTAAAGCAACTGTTGGACAAGTTCGAGAAAACCAAGCAGAAAGCACAATTACCTTCCCTGTTACTGCTCAAAATAGCTTTGGCACATCTCAAATTAAAGTGGTTGTCGACAATGGTGGCACCTCTAAAGAATGCGAAATTGCCGTTATCACCGACGATCCTAATGCAGAAAGCGTACTTAAAGGAATGACTGCTACTCTAAGAAAGTATACTGAAGATTATTCTTATAGTGCTCCTTACACTTCTACAACAACCACTCAGTTAACCGATGGCGACACAAATGCAATTGGTTTTGAAGAATTTGATGATGCATGCAAGTATCGTCAAGACTTCTGGGCTGTTTTCGAATCACCCACAAGATTTAATATTTCAAAGATAAAGGTAAGTATTCCTAATAATAATAAGGGTGAAAACGAGAACGATGAAACTGCTCTTGTGAACAAGGAAATTGATATTATGGTGAGTGAGAATGGAAACGACTGGAGAACTATTCACACCTTTAGCGATATTAAAGAAGCAACATCACTTGTTCACTATTTTGCTAAGCCAGAAAAGGCAAAATATTTGGCAGTAGTTTCTACTCTTTATCCTTATAGCTACCCAGCTCTTTCAGAAGTAGAAGTATTTGAACAACCTGTAAAGCAATCGAAAAATGGAGTTGTTCCTGTAACTATTTCTGAAGGTTGGAATGCCGATGTTATTGCAGAAGCACGCAAAGCAGATGCTCATACCACTCATACGCTCGATCAACAAGGATGGGTACTTTATACAAGTGCAATTCAAGAGCAAGGTTCTTTGTGCGATGAATCAGGTTTAATTACCACCACTTCAGGTAACGAATATCAGTTAGCCGACTTCACTAGCAAGAATGCTTTGGTATTGAAGCGTACTTCTGATGTAGGAAATCTTGTGTTCGAAGAACCAATAACCACCAAAGAACTATATGTATTAGCAATATGTGCCGATGGAAGTGGCGGTATTTCAATCACTCCTATCTACAGCGATAACTCACGTGGAATATTTAATCAATTCTATATTTACGACTGGTTTGGAGGCAGTGAAGGCACTGCTAAATCTGGATTAGGACGTATGAAGCGTGGTTATAAAGATGGTATACGTGAAGAACTTATAGAAGATAACTATAAATTCCGCTTGTTTGAACATAAAATAGATATTGATGAAAGCAAACAATTAAAAGGAATTTCTGTTAAAAGGCTAAGAGGTGGAACTCCTACATTGCTTGCCGTGTCTATGAAGAGTTCAGAAACAACAGGAATTATGAACATTACGACCGAAAGCAACAGCACCATCGTGGGTATCTACACCATCGACGGCTTGCGTCTCACAGCTCCTGTTAAGGGAATCAACATCATTAAGTATGCCGACGGCACATTTAAGAAAGTATATATCAAATAA
- a CDS encoding discoidin domain-containing protein — protein sequence MKLIKLIGLTFVSLLLTNGVKAQQPYNGCWHPNDIRNWSPQNDPNAKFNRSRVPLAKRFREPMSMKANPNQYYEGQVCNATILYPMCSLCPSQGANNFIGYQPTYWQYMDKMVYWAGAANEGIINIPPCGSTDAAHQSGVKMLGNIFFPPSAYGGQRIWVQQMLTKQDGKYIYAKKLFEIAKYFGFDGWFINEETGGGSIDQWVEFIRQFNEYADAEGYKDMEIQWYQAHSGPNTRILNAHKNTSHFLDYGRVGDYRHMASTLNCTEEETMQKIYGGIEAVQQGMTGYGNQLRNVFKRDKHVGSVALFCPEEHIWKDVVRRLLDTPQDNGEEAYRATTKVFENERTVWVNRSGNPADMSNGGMQFSSWPGISGCLLERSSITSLPFTTSFCVGVGKHRFVKGEKRNTQDWYHSGTQSIMPTWRYWIENGTQLKVSLDWDDAYNFGNSIKIAGLLTQGNHLMRLYKTQIGITNGGKFKLVYKTNKENSVHVKLGTQSNITEGLEQLNNVNRTNVNGWTVDEYDLSTFNNKTIYMIALDLNTDSELSNYELKLGELSMLPASYQPKAMNVSNLTNGTTLTEEGGDLRLTWDWDNNTDFDHFDVYTVNDNGSQHLVGQTRGEGFYVPKFNRNGSDQALNVRLVPVMKDGSESNVQELKVNYPKLTEPVITIKTNNSYVKKGDIVKLTAKGTGDPTSWKWTLPASLEPVSGASLTESYITVKALEEGAQKVKVEATNVIGTGSTEQVVFDVLNEADINDVKNVALKKSVSRFSGSASDSETPINIIDGVEKPTDIHKKWCNIASNHECVIDLMGTYRLYAFKIFDCKSGPERAENFNNYRISVSEDNEHWTVVVDEKNRLNDDVKIDYITPCKARYVKLNPYSEKGMTLRIWEFEVMGADLSKMAIETPDQVILNAGEQRNVEVKYMLNGDERSSQFNCEVTPYKGDVTITNVQHNAETSTISFTITASTKIGNSKVKVLVRNGNITKERIFNVIVDDPNAKNVLKGVKAEVRKYSTNYNSNETYSTYENEMLTDGDLSKSAFGGDIYDFSKFNQDLWSVFEAKDTWDISKVKITIDNKNKGKNDNEEEGLVYKNIDLMISSNGNDWETVYTFKDIKEESTLQYILPRAKKVKYFAVVATLHPLFYPSITEVEAFEQTGKAASEVVPLKIENGFNADVIAEDKPVSTYTNVALDYDGWVFYNSKVRPEGALCDESGTIISAAGNEYQLADFDKSNALVLQNTLFFPKLTFETPQYGSELYLLVLSTGGRGGMMVVPYYEDETTGSTENFGIDDWSMAGVDVAKEGLGKIKRENRNEFKDGDYSNKLQFKVVEHKININPEKRIKAIKVRNTKPGTTATLLAASIKTAIPTGISNVNNDNEAQVVGIYTIDGLRLTAPVKGINILKLSNGTMKKVFIK from the coding sequence ATGAAACTTATAAAATTAATAGGATTAACCTTTGTATCCTTATTATTAACAAATGGAGTAAAAGCCCAGCAACCTTATAATGGCTGTTGGCACCCTAATGACATTAGAAATTGGAGTCCTCAAAACGACCCTAATGCCAAATTCAATCGAAGTAGAGTGCCTTTGGCAAAGCGTTTTAGAGAGCCAATGTCAATGAAAGCCAACCCAAACCAATACTATGAAGGTCAAGTTTGCAACGCAACTATATTGTATCCCATGTGTAGTTTGTGCCCCTCTCAAGGTGCAAACAACTTTATTGGCTACCAACCCACCTACTGGCAATACATGGATAAGATGGTATATTGGGCAGGAGCAGCTAACGAAGGAATTATCAATATACCCCCTTGCGGTTCTACCGATGCAGCACATCAAAGCGGAGTGAAGATGTTAGGTAACATATTCTTCCCACCTTCAGCTTATGGCGGACAACGTATTTGGGTGCAACAAATGCTTACTAAGCAAGATGGGAAATACATTTATGCAAAGAAACTATTTGAAATAGCTAAATACTTTGGTTTCGATGGTTGGTTTATCAACGAAGAAACAGGAGGCGGAAGTATCGACCAATGGGTTGAATTTATCAGACAATTCAACGAATATGCAGATGCTGAAGGTTATAAAGACATGGAAATTCAGTGGTATCAAGCACATTCAGGACCTAATACACGAATTCTTAATGCTCACAAAAACACCTCACACTTCCTCGATTATGGTAGAGTAGGTGATTATCGTCACATGGCATCAACACTTAATTGTACTGAAGAAGAAACCATGCAAAAGATATATGGTGGAATAGAAGCCGTGCAACAAGGAATGACAGGCTATGGAAATCAGTTGAGAAATGTTTTTAAACGAGACAAACATGTAGGCTCTGTGGCTCTATTCTGCCCCGAAGAACACATTTGGAAAGATGTAGTGAGACGTCTTCTCGACACTCCTCAAGATAATGGAGAAGAAGCTTATAGAGCAACTACTAAGGTGTTTGAAAACGAAAGAACTGTTTGGGTAAATAGAAGTGGTAATCCTGCAGATATGTCAAATGGTGGAATGCAATTCAGTTCATGGCCAGGTATATCAGGATGTTTACTCGAACGCTCATCAATCACCTCTCTTCCCTTTACAACTTCATTCTGCGTGGGCGTGGGAAAACATCGTTTTGTGAAAGGCGAAAAGCGCAATACACAAGATTGGTACCACTCTGGAACACAAAGTATAATGCCAACATGGCGTTATTGGATTGAAAATGGAACCCAATTAAAAGTTAGTCTTGATTGGGACGATGCCTATAACTTTGGAAACAGCATTAAAATAGCAGGATTATTAACACAAGGAAACCACCTTATGCGTTTGTATAAAACACAAATTGGTATCACCAATGGCGGTAAATTCAAACTTGTGTATAAAACAAATAAAGAGAATTCTGTTCATGTTAAGTTAGGAACTCAAAGTAATATAACAGAAGGTTTAGAACAATTAAATAATGTAAACAGAACCAATGTAAATGGTTGGACTGTTGATGAATACGACTTGTCGACCTTTAACAACAAAACAATCTATATGATTGCGCTCGACTTAAATACCGATAGCGAACTTTCTAACTACGAATTAAAGTTAGGCGAGCTATCAATGTTGCCCGCTTCTTATCAGCCTAAGGCAATGAATGTGTCGAACTTAACCAACGGAACAACCTTAACAGAAGAGGGTGGCGACCTTCGTTTAACATGGGATTGGGATAATAATACCGACTTCGATCACTTTGATGTTTATACTGTAAACGACAATGGTAGCCAACATCTTGTTGGACAAACACGTGGCGAAGGTTTCTATGTACCTAAATTTAACCGCAATGGTAGCGACCAAGCCCTTAATGTGCGTTTAGTTCCTGTGATGAAAGATGGCTCTGAAAGCAATGTTCAAGAACTAAAAGTGAACTATCCTAAGCTCACCGAGCCTGTGATAACCATTAAAACCAATAATAGCTACGTTAAAAAAGGCGACATTGTAAAGCTAACAGCAAAAGGAACAGGCGACCCTACATCGTGGAAATGGACTCTTCCTGCATCGTTAGAACCTGTAAGTGGAGCATCTTTAACCGAGTCTTATATCACTGTTAAAGCCTTAGAAGAAGGAGCACAGAAAGTGAAAGTAGAAGCAACCAATGTTATTGGCACTGGATCAACAGAACAAGTGGTGTTTGATGTGTTGAATGAAGCCGACATTAACGATGTTAAAAACGTGGCATTAAAGAAGAGCGTTAGTAGATTTAGCGGCTCGGCAAGTGACAGCGAAACACCTATTAATATTATAGATGGTGTTGAAAAGCCAACTGATATTCATAAAAAATGGTGTAACATTGCCAGCAACCACGAATGTGTTATCGACCTTATGGGTACCTATCGCTTATATGCTTTCAAAATATTCGATTGTAAATCAGGTCCTGAACGTGCCGAAAACTTCAATAACTATCGCATCTCTGTGAGCGAAGACAATGAACATTGGACTGTTGTTGTTGACGAAAAGAATCGCTTAAACGACGATGTTAAAATAGATTATATCACTCCTTGCAAAGCACGTTATGTGAAGTTGAATCCTTATTCTGAAAAAGGTATGACCCTAAGAATATGGGAATTCGAGGTGATGGGAGCCGACTTGAGTAAAATGGCTATCGAAACACCCGACCAAGTGATTCTAAATGCAGGCGAACAACGCAATGTAGAGGTGAAATATATGTTGAATGGAGATGAACGTTCATCACAATTTAACTGCGAGGTAACTCCTTATAAAGGCGATGTAACCATCACCAATGTGCAACACAATGCCGAAACATCAACTATTAGTTTCACTATCACTGCATCAACAAAGATAGGTAATTCTAAAGTGAAGGTGCTTGTGCGCAACGGAAACATCACTAAAGAGCGCATTTTCAATGTTATTGTAGACGATCCAAATGCAAAGAACGTATTAAAAGGCGTGAAAGCTGAGGTGAGAAAATATTCTACTAACTACAACAGCAACGAAACTTACAGCACATACGAAAACGAAATGCTAACAGATGGCGACCTTTCTAAGTCTGCTTTCGGTGGTGATATTTACGATTTCTCTAAATTCAACCAAGACCTTTGGAGCGTGTTCGAAGCAAAAGATACATGGGATATTTCAAAGGTTAAGATAACAATTGACAATAAGAATAAGGGTAAAAACGATAATGAAGAAGAGGGATTGGTTTATAAAAACATCGACCTCATGATTAGTAGTAATGGTAACGACTGGGAAACTGTCTATACTTTCAAAGATATCAAAGAAGAATCTACCCTTCAATACATTCTTCCTCGTGCTAAGAAGGTGAAATATTTTGCAGTGGTTGCAACCCTTCATCCTCTTTTCTATCCATCTATCACCGAGGTAGAAGCATTCGAACAAACAGGAAAAGCAGCCTCAGAGGTAGTTCCTCTCAAGATAGAAAATGGATTTAATGCCGATGTTATTGCCGAAGATAAGCCTGTTAGCACTTATACCAATGTTGCATTAGATTATGATGGTTGGGTGTTCTATAATTCAAAAGTTAGACCTGAAGGTGCACTTTGTGACGAATCGGGCACCATTATCTCTGCAGCAGGCAACGAATATCAATTAGCCGACTTTGATAAGAGCAATGCTTTGGTTCTACAAAATACATTATTCTTTCCTAAACTCACCTTCGAAACACCTCAATATGGTAGCGAACTTTATCTATTAGTGCTTTCTACAGGTGGAAGAGGTGGTATGATGGTAGTTCCATATTATGAAGATGAAACCACAGGTAGTACTGAAAACTTTGGAATTGACGACTGGAGTATGGCAGGAGTTGATGTTGCTAAAGAGGGATTGGGCAAAATAAAGAGAGAAAATCGCAATGAATTTAAGGATGGCGACTACTCTAATAAACTACAATTTAAAGTGGTTGAACACAAAATAAATATCAATCCTGAAAAGCGCATCAAGGCTATTAAGGTGCGAAACACCAAACCTGGAACAACAGCTACCCTTCTTGCAGCCTCTATTAAAACAGCTATTCCAACAGGAATAAGCAATGTAAATAATGATAACGAAGCACAAGTGGTTGGCATCTACACTATAGATGGTTTGCGTTTAACCGCTCCTGTTAAGGGAATCAACATCTTGAAGCTATCTAATGGCACTATGAAAAAAGTTTTTATTAAATAG